In the genome of Candidatus Hydrogenedentota bacterium, one region contains:
- a CDS encoding sugar-binding protein, with translation MNVGIAIFMLAIVHVAETPSAIAIPLRPDPPIAVDGVLDEWTTMPNAMVIDKPEQVVWGSGGWQSPADLSGIVHLAWRAECLFVAAEVTDDNLRQTRRGDTIWQGDHVELYVDAQPDLDPARDAFGDGQFQIALSPGNFFNSGDPLIDCPPEAFIYRPHGTSVSEIAVAAKPTAAGYALEAAIPWNVLGVAKPAEGTPLRIEAGISDTDGPDARQESLMTTSSGKWGHTRSRLRAAVLARTDGTVPASESPTIVFDALQLEQGGKQIFTFTMKPAPEGKQAVLAFDARLHTERPAGFTSALRLTLNDKPVTMAMLANKPARVKSRGGDVYSTGGGNVFNVFYAPDYTSVDADPHYGLLDGIRACSFEWDVTGLVYAGENTLILENVAAASVKNPLIAANGRVSFRIPPPAAKAKAGPPTGELPFIEPSVAAVAYEVEEKPDAVIEVKLNDEIFRIESQFSMPVSTWAHTACAFFDHQRAIERRPEALVVRDTWTNRTNEQLPLIHRHQLVLGERLRKVWLSGLEQSAGSGSRGDPSNPTTFAATEKQGIGLLPLDDVFRVHIANFAASGHAGIADNNLVLRPGATYTAEWAIIPAAAPDYWTFLNAVRRLLDANFTIEGGFAFLRSGPLTDAWSDEQIAHFLRFKSARWACASIDYPRYKGQYTHGTSFQEVPHDNYTASFNRWRSLAPGTQCLVYFHCFIDVLDEAPERYADARLLRPDGRQADYGKPHDRIFIPTETNRYGAAIAKNIDIIFDEIGAEGVYWDEHEYSRWHYHYGDPWDGCSGDIDPVKFTLGGLKSSVTLLSESWRVALAKRILQRGPLVGNGPPVTRAMAALRFPCFVETGSITHCTQAHLHSPIALGDHLTERNEADAYAVMLAALDYGCVYHWYGDVTVIPTHPHLTQYMFPITPIELHEGYIIGQERIVTKKSGCYGWGDASHHETHVFDDTGREQADFVVPTVERDGNRFSEIRIPEGWSAAIVRLQ, from the coding sequence ATGAATGTTGGAATTGCGATCTTCATGCTGGCGATTGTTCATGTCGCTGAGACTCCATCGGCCATCGCCATTCCCCTGCGTCCGGATCCGCCGATCGCCGTGGATGGCGTTTTGGACGAATGGACGACGATGCCGAATGCGATGGTTATTGATAAACCGGAGCAGGTCGTTTGGGGTTCGGGCGGTTGGCAATCGCCCGCGGATCTCAGCGGCATTGTCCATTTGGCGTGGCGTGCGGAATGCCTCTTCGTGGCTGCGGAAGTGACGGACGACAACCTTCGCCAGACGCGGCGCGGCGATACGATCTGGCAGGGCGATCACGTTGAACTCTATGTAGATGCGCAACCGGACTTGGATCCCGCGCGCGATGCGTTCGGCGACGGGCAATTCCAGATAGCGCTAAGTCCTGGCAACTTCTTCAACTCGGGCGATCCGCTGATTGATTGTCCGCCCGAGGCATTCATCTACCGTCCTCACGGGACGTCCGTCTCGGAAATTGCGGTGGCCGCGAAACCCACGGCGGCGGGATATGCGTTGGAGGCGGCGATTCCGTGGAACGTGCTGGGCGTCGCTAAACCGGCAGAAGGCACGCCGCTGCGGATCGAGGCGGGAATCTCGGATACGGACGGGCCGGATGCGCGGCAAGAATCGCTTATGACGACTTCGTCCGGGAAATGGGGGCATACGCGATCGCGTCTGCGCGCCGCCGTGCTGGCGAGAACGGATGGAACCGTGCCGGCATCCGAATCGCCCACGATCGTTTTCGATGCGCTTCAACTCGAACAAGGCGGCAAACAGATATTTACGTTTACCATGAAACCGGCCCCGGAAGGCAAACAGGCGGTCCTTGCCTTCGACGCACGGCTTCACACGGAACGTCCGGCCGGTTTTACATCCGCTCTGCGGCTGACGCTGAACGACAAGCCGGTGACGATGGCGATGCTGGCCAACAAGCCGGCCCGCGTCAAGTCGCGCGGAGGCGACGTGTATTCCACGGGCGGCGGCAACGTGTTCAACGTGTTCTACGCGCCGGATTACACGAGCGTAGACGCCGACCCGCACTACGGCCTGCTTGACGGAATCAGGGCCTGTTCGTTCGAATGGGACGTCACCGGGCTCGTTTACGCCGGCGAGAATACGCTGATCCTCGAAAACGTCGCGGCGGCCTCGGTGAAGAATCCGTTGATCGCCGCGAACGGCCGCGTCTCGTTCCGCATTCCGCCACCGGCCGCCAAGGCCAAGGCCGGTCCGCCCACGGGTGAATTGCCGTTTATCGAACCGTCCGTGGCGGCCGTCGCCTACGAAGTCGAGGAAAAGCCCGATGCCGTTATCGAGGTCAAGCTCAACGATGAAATCTTCCGGATCGAAAGCCAATTCTCGATGCCTGTGTCCACGTGGGCACATACCGCGTGCGCATTTTTCGATCATCAACGCGCGATCGAACGGCGTCCCGAGGCCCTGGTCGTGCGCGACACCTGGACGAACCGGACGAACGAACAACTGCCCTTGATCCACCGCCATCAACTCGTCTTGGGCGAACGGCTTCGCAAGGTGTGGCTTTCGGGACTCGAACAGAGCGCGGGAAGCGGTTCGCGCGGGGATCCCTCCAATCCCACGACCTTCGCCGCAACGGAAAAACAAGGCATCGGACTGCTGCCCCTCGATGACGTGTTCCGCGTTCATATCGCGAATTTCGCGGCCTCCGGCCATGCGGGCATCGCGGACAACAATCTCGTCTTGCGGCCGGGCGCGACGTACACGGCGGAATGGGCGATCATCCCCGCGGCCGCGCCGGACTACTGGACATTTCTGAACGCCGTGCGCCGTCTGCTGGATGCGAATTTCACGATCGAAGGCGGGTTTGCCTTCCTGCGTTCCGGCCCGTTGACGGATGCATGGTCCGATGAACAGATCGCCCACTTCCTACGCTTCAAGAGCGCGCGGTGGGCGTGCGCCTCGATTGACTATCCGCGTTACAAAGGGCAGTACACGCACGGCACGTCGTTCCAGGAGGTCCCGCACGACAATTACACGGCTTCCTTCAACCGCTGGCGTTCCCTGGCGCCGGGCACCCAGTGCCTCGTGTATTTTCATTGTTTCATTGATGTGCTCGACGAGGCGCCGGAACGTTACGCGGACGCGCGCCTGTTGCGGCCCGACGGCCGTCAGGCCGATTACGGCAAACCGCACGATCGTATCTTCATTCCCACGGAGACGAATCGTTACGGCGCCGCCATCGCAAAGAACATTGACATCATCTTCGACGAGATCGGCGCCGAGGGTGTTTATTGGGACGAGCACGAGTACAGCCGCTGGCATTACCATTACGGCGATCCGTGGGACGGCTGTTCCGGCGATATCGATCCGGTGAAGTTTACCCTGGGCGGCCTCAAGTCGTCGGTCACGTTGCTGTCGGAATCGTGGCGCGTGGCGCTGGCCAAACGCATCCTGCAACGCGGACCGCTGGTCGGCAATGGGCCGCCGGTCACGCGCGCGATGGCGGCGCTTCGTTTTCCCTGCTTTGTGGAAACCGGCAGTATCACGCATTGCACGCAGGCGCATCTGCACTCGCCGATTGCGCTCGGCGATCACCTGACCGAACGGAATGAGGCGGATGCGTATGCCGTGATGCTGGCCGCGCTCGATTACGGGTGCGTCTACCATTGGTACGGCGACGTGACCGTGATCCCGACGCATCCGCACCTGACGCAATACATGTTTCCGATTACCCCCATCGAGTTGCATGAGGGATACATCATTGGGCAAGAACGGATCGTCACCAAGAAAAGCGGCTGCTACGGTTGGGGCGATGCCTCGCATCACGAGACGCACGTCTTCGACGACACGGGCCGCGAACAGGCGGATTTTGTCGTGCCGACCGTCGAACGGGATGGAAACCGATTCAGCGAGATTCGGATTCCGGAAGGGTGGTCGGCGGCGATTGTGCGCCTGCAATGA
- a CDS encoding penicillin acylase family protein, with the protein MRTINAMLWCRLQAQQGVSFASAKRLFRACGFCLALSLWLGAAFAQYSGDTASLWAQASVYRDEWGVPHVYGDSPRAMAFAFGYAQAEDHLEAMLMAYRVAGGRAAEVLGEALAPSDEFALKMAHADQAQRALASLDPLTIDLCEGFAVGANAWIVEHPDRVPVWCDGVRPHDPLALLHCYLMSFAPFDLPNVWRRDPPSLSGNAWAIAPSKTESGETLLAINPHTHYDSPFRWYEAHLNCPGINMAGATLFGLPVILQGHNEVLGWALTPNQPDFADVYVESFGMQKRDPRILNLPPLPDEERLLQELMIATARPYYVHTPHGADMRSVSCMTGPHGPIVGSDKGHPCGYLVGGYEDFGAIAQLMEMAHAQNLDAFLAALAMHQLPCFHIVYADREGNIFYRYNAKMGDKPVADGPPPEPPAPPKEPEPGMPNLAPPERPPASKQREPALIDWTAPLDGANPLFRWQGIIPPDALPSLANPPSGYLQACGTPPWAVTDGTGLDPARLPGWFSRDRDSLRAQRVRRLLAMGKRSFRDCQAMLYDVVVPGAGGAVQRLIQLADQRADFVNDAHPDLAAGIDLLRSWNGLSDTASTGMTFYHAWWTSLRRHVQPMNGMGMSAPWQADDALMIAFQENSEPFQDAIMSAALDAARMMRNEFDSVSVPWGSVHTLTRGAREAGLAGATSGEPIMVASDTAFDAKKWRVTYGYGFAMAVSFGEKTSAVSMVPFGSSEDPKSPHFADQLDLMAERRFKVTRFALEDVQRHATSARGRSLCLRPKGTGGQIILTSEAPVEARLNALSEPPAPPPEGLVPFTVYMEIEKAPKAAPVHIRLEIPVSAVLCARENLPSLAVHACDTRRDWVRLPAQTLDAESRTFTADDEQGPAVYAILGPAEFRASRLVIPGETSGASPGEPFRSETGAAMNQQNQSDNASVPAETDMPSTESSAPMRGVPPKQSRAPIVIPQELQQPKADTPPTLEFVPPQNEQSKPKDRSAPTPKRNYRFDRSKSKQ; encoded by the coding sequence ATGCGTACAATAAACGCCATGTTGTGGTGTCGGCTTCAAGCGCAGCAGGGAGTGTCGTTCGCGTCGGCCAAACGGCTTTTTCGCGCGTGTGGGTTTTGCCTTGCGCTGTCGTTGTGGCTCGGCGCGGCGTTCGCGCAATACAGCGGCGACACGGCGTCGTTATGGGCGCAGGCATCCGTCTACCGGGACGAATGGGGTGTTCCGCACGTTTACGGCGACTCGCCGCGCGCCATGGCGTTCGCCTTCGGATACGCCCAGGCGGAAGATCACCTCGAAGCGATGCTCATGGCGTACCGGGTGGCCGGCGGACGCGCGGCCGAGGTTCTGGGCGAGGCCTTGGCGCCGTCCGACGAGTTCGCGCTGAAGATGGCGCATGCGGATCAGGCGCAACGCGCGCTGGCCTCGCTCGATCCGTTGACGATCGATCTGTGCGAAGGATTTGCCGTGGGCGCGAACGCGTGGATCGTCGAACATCCGGATCGCGTGCCGGTCTGGTGCGACGGCGTGCGGCCGCACGATCCCTTGGCCCTGTTGCACTGTTACCTGATGAGTTTCGCGCCGTTTGATCTACCCAATGTCTGGCGGCGCGATCCGCCTTCCCTGTCGGGAAACGCATGGGCCATCGCGCCGTCCAAAACGGAATCGGGCGAGACGTTGCTGGCGATCAATCCGCACACGCATTACGACAGCCCGTTCCGATGGTACGAGGCGCACCTGAATTGCCCCGGAATCAACATGGCGGGCGCGACGCTGTTCGGGTTGCCGGTAATCCTTCAGGGACACAACGAGGTGTTGGGCTGGGCGTTGACGCCCAATCAGCCGGATTTCGCCGACGTGTATGTCGAATCGTTCGGCATGCAGAAACGCGATCCGCGCATCCTCAACCTGCCGCCGCTGCCGGACGAGGAACGGCTCCTGCAGGAATTGATGATCGCCACGGCCCGTCCCTATTATGTGCATACTCCCCATGGCGCGGACATGCGCAGCGTGTCGTGCATGACCGGCCCGCACGGTCCGATCGTCGGTTCGGACAAAGGCCATCCCTGCGGCTATCTGGTCGGCGGATACGAGGATTTCGGCGCAATCGCCCAGTTGATGGAAATGGCGCACGCGCAGAATCTCGACGCGTTTCTGGCGGCGCTGGCCATGCACCAGTTGCCGTGTTTCCACATCGTGTACGCGGACCGGGAGGGAAACATCTTTTATCGTTACAATGCCAAAATGGGCGACAAGCCCGTTGCAGACGGCCCTCCGCCCGAACCGCCCGCGCCCCCGAAGGAACCCGAACCCGGCATGCCCAATCTCGCCCCGCCCGAACGGCCGCCGGCATCGAAACAACGCGAACCGGCCCTCATTGACTGGACAGCCCCCCTGGACGGCGCCAATCCGCTCTTTCGCTGGCAGGGCATCATCCCCCCCGATGCGCTGCCGTCGCTCGCCAATCCGCCTTCGGGTTATCTGCAAGCCTGCGGCACGCCGCCTTGGGCGGTCACAGACGGCACGGGTCTCGATCCGGCTCGGTTGCCGGGCTGGTTTTCGCGCGACCGCGACTCCCTGCGCGCCCAACGAGTGCGGCGACTGCTGGCCATGGGAAAACGATCGTTTCGCGATTGCCAGGCCATGCTCTACGATGTGGTCGTGCCGGGCGCGGGCGGCGCGGTGCAGCGCTTGATTCAACTCGCGGATCAACGCGCCGATTTTGTGAACGACGCCCACCCGGATCTCGCCGCGGGGATCGATCTCCTGCGTTCGTGGAACGGACTTTCGGACACCGCCAGCACGGGCATGACGTTCTACCATGCATGGTGGACGTCGCTGCGCCGCCATGTCCAGCCGATGAACGGCATGGGCATGAGCGCCCCGTGGCAAGCGGACGACGCCCTGATGATTGCGTTCCAGGAAAACAGCGAACCGTTTCAGGATGCGATCATGAGCGCGGCGCTCGACGCCGCCCGCATGATGCGGAACGAATTCGATTCCGTGTCAGTGCCCTGGGGCAGCGTCCACACCCTCACCCGCGGCGCACGCGAGGCGGGACTTGCGGGCGCCACGAGCGGCGAACCGATTATGGTTGCGTCCGACACGGCTTTCGACGCGAAAAAGTGGCGCGTGACCTACGGCTACGGCTTTGCGATGGCCGTCTCGTTCGGCGAGAAAACATCGGCCGTCTCGATGGTCCCGTTTGGAAGTTCGGAGGATCCGAAATCCCCGCATTTCGCCGATCAACTCGACCTGATGGCGGAACGTCGTTTCAAGGTCACGCGGTTTGCCCTCGAAGACGTCCAGCGCCATGCGACAAGCGCCCGGGGCCGGTCCCTATGTCTACGCCCCAAGGGAACCGGCGGCCAGATTATCCTTACATCGGAAGCGCCCGTCGAGGCGCGCCTGAACGCCTTGTCGGAACCGCCCGCGCCCCCGCCCGAGGGTCTTGTGCCTTTCACCGTATACATGGAAATCGAAAAAGCGCCCAAAGCCGCCCCTGTTCACATCCGGCTCGAAATTCCGGTGTCCGCCGTGCTGTGCGCGCGCGAAAACCTTCCATCCCTTGCCGTCCACGCCTGCGATACGCGGCGCGACTGGGTGCGTTTGCCCGCGCAAACGCTGGACGCCGAATCGCGAACCTTTACGGCAGACGACGAACAGGGACCCGCCGTTTACGCGATTCTCGGCCCCGCGGAATTCCGCGCCTCGCGGCTTGTGATTCCCGGCGAGACGTCCGGCGCTTCCCCAGGCGAACCCTTCCGGTCTGAAACCGGGGCCGCCATGAATCAGCAAAACCAATCCGACAATGCCTCCGTGCCCGCGGAAACAGACATGCCCTCAACCGAATCCAGTGCCCCCATGCGGGGCGTCCCGCCGAAACAGTCTAGGGCCCCGATCGTCATACCGCAAGAATTGCAACAACCCAAGGCGGACACCCCTCCAACACTCGAATTCGTGCCCCCGCAAAACGAACAATCCAAACCAAAAGATCGGTCCGCTCCCACCCCCAAGCGCAACTACCGTTTCGACCGGTCAAAATCCAAACAATAG
- a CDS encoding ABC transporter ATP-binding protein, with protein MSLTAISLNDVHVSYGDLNVLQGMTFDVAADGSTGRAVGLLGPNGAGKSTLLKTLLGFLRPRKGSAALFGLPMPERALEARQRLGYMPERDIVSPKVSAVSLLTHCGSLSGMSRVDAMERAHEVLNYVGFGENRYRKMETYSTGMCQRVKFAQALIHDPKLLLLDEPTNGLDPEGRIEMLDLVRELAHKRKVIVLLSSHLLPDVEYVCDRIVVMARGRVAIDDTIDRITAQREGLYEVRVRDNREAFMAALESAGCTWRDEHSGNLLVETPPATSVRLFFEIAKAQQTQIRHLRPVRQSLEEAFLQAISANDPAADR; from the coding sequence ATGTCGTTGACAGCCATTTCATTGAACGATGTACACGTTTCCTACGGCGACCTGAACGTGCTTCAGGGGATGACGTTCGACGTGGCGGCGGACGGTTCGACGGGGCGCGCCGTGGGTCTTCTGGGACCGAACGGCGCCGGCAAGAGCACCCTGCTCAAAACCCTGCTGGGGTTCCTGCGGCCCCGGAAAGGTTCGGCCGCCCTGTTCGGCCTGCCGATGCCCGAACGCGCGCTCGAAGCCCGACAGCGGCTCGGTTATATGCCCGAACGGGACATCGTGTCCCCGAAAGTGAGCGCGGTCTCGCTGTTGACGCATTGCGGATCGTTGTCGGGCATGTCGCGTGTGGACGCCATGGAACGCGCCCACGAGGTGCTCAACTACGTGGGTTTCGGCGAAAACCGCTACCGAAAAATGGAAACCTACTCGACCGGCATGTGCCAGCGCGTCAAATTCGCCCAGGCGCTCATCCACGATCCGAAATTGCTTCTGCTCGACGAACCCACAAACGGTCTTGATCCCGAAGGCCGCATCGAAATGCTCGACCTCGTCCGCGAACTCGCCCACAAACGCAAGGTCATTGTGCTGTTGTCGTCGCACCTGTTGCCGGATGTCGAGTACGTCTGCGACCGGATCGTCGTCATGGCGCGCGGACGGGTCGCCATTGACGATACGATCGATCGGATTACCGCGCAGCGCGAAGGGCTTTACGAAGTGCGTGTGCGCGACAACCGCGAGGCCTTCATGGCCGCGCTCGAATCCGCGGGCTGCACCTGGCGCGACGAACACTCCGGCAACCTGCTGGTCGAAACCCCGCCCGCCACGAGCGTCCGGCTGTTCTTCGAGATCGCCAAGGCGCAACAGACCCAGATTCGCCACCTGCGGCCGGTGCGCCAAAGCCTGGAAGAAGCCTTCCTGCAGGCCATATCCGCCAACGATCCCGCGGCGGATCGCTGA
- a CDS encoding Hsp70 family protein, with protein sequence MSKLYCGIDFGTTNSSAAISDGERTWVLELDRLNDAPQSLPSLLYLSREGEQIVGRAAADAFIERNVDREVRLEQVDLNTAIEAYVASEPDKSEGYRPIELMEPRVTEGVRVSATVEVNSPGRLFQSLKSLLRYRAFRGTEVFGQTYQIEELVAMILRRIKQSIEAETGAPVVKVVMGRPVRFSANPGEDAVAERRLRVAAGLSGFEEVIFFYEPVAACLEYAVTTDRDLTLMVVDIGGGTCDVCVMTFGAGGNAMERVAGSRILGVAGVPVAGDAIDREIVQAKLFPRFGSQSRYGPSNLPIPQFLFNHILDWQNLYKLNTEETLNWLTAVEMSSDQPEAIRALRYLVQRNYGYLVAREAEAAKKRLSSVTETDIVIAREVIQIRERLEQVEFAHIIGHDLDAMLESIEEAEQTAGIAPGDIDYVLTTGGTCLVPAVRQMLESRYGAKRIIQRDTFTSVATGLAVAARYA encoded by the coding sequence GTGAGCAAGTTGTATTGCGGGATAGATTTCGGCACGACCAATTCCAGCGCGGCGATCTCGGACGGCGAACGAACGTGGGTGCTTGAACTGGATCGCCTGAACGACGCGCCGCAATCGCTGCCGTCGCTGTTGTACTTGTCGCGCGAGGGCGAGCAGATCGTCGGGCGCGCGGCCGCCGACGCCTTCATCGAACGCAATGTGGATCGCGAGGTCCGGCTGGAACAGGTGGATCTGAACACGGCGATCGAGGCCTATGTCGCGTCGGAACCGGACAAGAGCGAGGGATATCGCCCGATCGAATTGATGGAGCCGCGCGTGACGGAAGGTGTCCGTGTGTCGGCCACAGTGGAGGTGAATTCGCCGGGTCGGCTGTTCCAGTCGCTCAAGAGCCTTCTGCGTTACCGCGCGTTTCGCGGCACCGAGGTCTTCGGCCAGACCTACCAGATCGAAGAACTCGTGGCCATGATCCTCCGGCGCATCAAACAGTCCATCGAGGCGGAAACGGGCGCGCCTGTCGTCAAGGTCGTCATGGGCCGTCCGGTGCGATTCAGCGCCAATCCCGGCGAGGATGCCGTTGCCGAACGCCGGTTGCGCGTCGCGGCGGGCCTGTCGGGCTTCGAGGAAGTGATTTTCTTCTATGAACCGGTCGCGGCCTGTCTGGAATACGCCGTCACCACCGACCGCGATCTGACGCTCATGGTAGTGGACATCGGCGGCGGCACCTGCGACGTATGCGTCATGACGTTCGGCGCCGGGGGAAACGCCATGGAACGCGTGGCGGGAAGCCGCATCCTCGGGGTGGCCGGTGTGCCGGTGGCGGGCGACGCGATCGATCGCGAAATCGTTCAGGCCAAGCTTTTTCCGCGTTTTGGAAGCCAGTCGCGCTACGGTCCGTCGAATCTTCCCATCCCGCAGTTCCTGTTCAACCATATCCTCGACTGGCAAAACCTCTACAAGCTCAACACGGAGGAAACGCTCAACTGGCTTACCGCCGTCGAAATGAGTTCGGATCAACCGGAAGCGATCCGCGCGCTTCGATATCTTGTCCAACGCAATTACGGTTATCTCGTGGCGCGCGAAGCCGAGGCCGCCAAGAAACGGCTATCGTCCGTCACCGAAACCGATATCGTCATCGCGCGCGAGGTCATCCAAATCCGTGAACGACTTGAGCAGGTCGAATTCGCCCATATCATCGGGCACGATCTCGACGCCATGCTCGAAAGCATCGAGGAGGCGGAACAAACCGCCGGGATTGCGCCCGGCGACATTGACTATGTGCTGACGACCGGTGGCACGTGCCTTGTTCCCGCCGTGCGTCAGATGCTTGAATCGCGCTACGGGGCCAAACGCATCATCCAGCGCGACACGTTCACGAGCGTCGCGACGGGGTTGGCCGTCGCCGCGCGCTATGCGTAG
- a CDS encoding uroporphyrinogen decarboxylase family protein, with protein MLKHLPLKKPSPNAGEFIDIVMGRSNRRVPLVEYIVDESVQRRIVTELLGREWVEQGPDRASQAAYWDNFIACWHRLGYDFVRFETGMPFQTASLAAADTAPGVDKQRYWAEEHRGAITNWEEFERYPWPKAEDADLFPLEYIATHLPDGMGLITCHGGGHFEHLSRLMSLEGLCMALCEAPDLVQAVAERTGELLIGYYKRLIALPNIIALFQGDDMGFRTQTLIPPDALRRYCLPWHKQFAAIAHENGLPFFLHSCGHVMAIMDDLITDVGIDAKHSFEDVIMPVEDFHARYGDRIGVLGGVDINRLSQDAPEAVRAHTRHLIETCGARGRYAIGSGNSIPSYIPVENYLAMVDEALDCAG; from the coding sequence ATGCTGAAGCATTTGCCCTTGAAAAAACCATCGCCGAATGCGGGGGAATTCATTGACATCGTCATGGGGCGATCGAACCGCCGCGTGCCGCTGGTCGAGTACATCGTGGACGAATCGGTACAGCGGCGCATCGTGACAGAACTGCTGGGCCGCGAGTGGGTCGAACAGGGCCCGGACCGCGCATCGCAGGCGGCGTATTGGGACAATTTCATCGCGTGCTGGCATCGGCTCGGGTACGACTTCGTGCGGTTCGAGACGGGCATGCCGTTCCAGACGGCTTCTCTCGCGGCGGCCGATACGGCCCCGGGCGTTGACAAACAGCGCTATTGGGCGGAGGAACACCGCGGCGCGATTACGAACTGGGAAGAATTCGAGCGGTATCCGTGGCCGAAAGCCGAAGACGCGGATCTATTCCCGCTCGAATACATCGCCACGCATCTGCCGGACGGCATGGGGCTGATCACCTGCCACGGCGGCGGCCATTTCGAACACCTTTCGCGGCTCATGTCGCTGGAGGGGCTGTGCATGGCATTGTGCGAGGCGCCGGATCTGGTGCAGGCGGTCGCGGAACGCACCGGCGAACTCCTGATCGGCTACTACAAAAGGCTTATCGCGCTACCGAACATCATCGCGCTGTTCCAGGGCGACGACATGGGCTTCCGCACGCAGACGCTCATTCCGCCCGATGCGCTGCGCCGGTATTGCCTTCCGTGGCACAAACAGTTCGCGGCGATCGCGCATGAAAACGGCCTCCCCTTCTTTCTGCATTCGTGCGGGCACGTCATGGCCATCATGGACGACCTTATCACCGATGTCGGCATTGACGCGAAGCACTCGTTCGAGGACGTCATCATGCCGGTCGAAGACTTCCATGCGCGATACGGCGATCGCATCGGCGTCCTTGGCGGCGTTGACATCAACCGCCTGTCGCAGGACGCGCCCGAAGCCGTACGCGCCCATACGCGGCATCTCATCGAAACCTGCGGCGCGCGCGGACGGTATGCAATCGGTTCCGGAAATTCGATTCCGAGTTACATTCCCGTCGAAAACTACCTGGCGATGGTGGACGAGGCGTTGGATTGCGCGGGATAG
- a CDS encoding PfkB family carbohydrate kinase, with protein sequence MASIMTGKVYDLYGFGIAAVDDLIEIAHFPQPGTKAEVLGRRRQGGGLCATALVAAARMGAKCMYGGFLGRNELSDFTRAVLHNEGIGTPEDIPYPDAEPFHSTILVDRATGERTILYSREKVVAPWARDVRADLIAASRALFVDHFAPEATAHACKIARRFGIPVIADIENVNEAGVREVVALADHLIIPIRLAIELTGAGDIESVVFALSQQRACTAVTDGARGCWYLEGGKDMRVRHQPAFTVEVVDTTGCGDVFHGAYAAALLSGSAIPDAIRFAAAAAAIKATQLGGQQGIPDRAAVEFLLRDH encoded by the coding sequence ATGGCATCGATTATGACGGGAAAAGTGTACGATTTGTACGGATTCGGGATCGCCGCCGTGGACGATCTCATCGAAATCGCCCATTTTCCGCAGCCGGGCACGAAGGCCGAGGTGCTTGGACGCCGCCGCCAGGGGGGCGGACTTTGCGCCACGGCGCTTGTTGCGGCGGCCCGTATGGGCGCCAAGTGCATGTACGGGGGCTTCTTGGGCCGGAACGAACTGTCGGATTTTACCCGGGCGGTCTTGCACAACGAAGGCATCGGCACGCCGGAAGACATTCCGTATCCGGACGCCGAGCCGTTTCATTCGACCATTCTCGTGGATCGCGCAACGGGCGAGCGCACCATCCTGTATTCACGGGAAAAGGTGGTCGCGCCGTGGGCCCGCGACGTCCGCGCCGATCTAATTGCCGCCAGCCGGGCGCTGTTCGTGGACCATTTTGCGCCCGAAGCGACCGCCCATGCCTGCAAAATTGCCCGGCGGTTCGGCATTCCCGTCATTGCGGATATCGAAAACGTCAACGAGGCCGGGGTGCGCGAGGTCGTCGCCTTGGCGGACCACCTGATCATCCCCATCCGGCTGGCCATCGAACTGACCGGCGCGGGCGACATCGAGTCCGTGGTGTTTGCCCTCTCGCAGCAGCGCGCATGCACGGCCGTGACGGACGGCGCCCGCGGTTGCTGGTATCTCGAAGGCGGCAAGGACATGCGCGTCCGGCATCAGCCGGCGTTCACGGTCGAGGTGGTGGACACAACCGGCTGCGGCGACGTGTTCCACGGCGCTTACGCCGCCGCCCTCCTGTCCGGAAGCGCCATTCCCGATGCCATCCGCTTCGCCGCGGCCGCCGCCGCGATCAAGGCTACGCAGCTCGGCGGCCAGCAGGGCATTCCCGACCGCGCCGCCGTCGAGTTTCTCCTACGGGATCACTGA